The Porphyromonas sp. oral taxon 275 DNA window GTGCCGTAGTTGGGGTTGGGCAGCACGATGAAGCGTCGGCCGAACTCCCGAGCGAGCTTGGCCACAGCTGCCTCACGTGTCTGCTCCTGCTTGCTGTCGAAGACGTGATCGAAGTCCCCGAGGTTGTCCCCCAGCAGCATCAGGATCTCGTACTGCTGGAGTACGGCGTTGCGGCGCGCTGTCTTGTCTGAGTTGCGGGAGGCATCACGCAGCATCAGGTGCTGGTCATCGGCCTGCGGTAGGCCGAGGCTGCGGAGGTTGCGCAGCGTGCCCGCGCGGTTGGCCTCATCACGGTTGGAGATGTAGAAGATCTGCACCCCGAGGGAGTCTGCCTTGCGGAAGAAGTCGATGGCGCCCGCCAGTGCGATGGCGGAGGCCTGGTCGCACCACTTGTCCCAGGAGGCCTGGGTGAAGTCCTCGCCCTTGAGGGCCTGGTGCACGGAGTTGGCGCTGTTGTCTACGATCGTCTCGTCGATGTCGGTGACGATAGCCCAGCGGTGCCCGCCTCGGGCCGTGGCGGCCAGGAGCCGCTCGGTGGCGATGTTGTAGGCCTGATGGCAGAGGGCCTTGTATTCGGCCGAGCGCTGGATCCAGGCCGAAGTATAGAGCTTGCCTCCCAGTGTGGGGCTCATAGCCTCGGGGCTGGCCTTGGGCGTCATGACGCTGCGATCATTACCCACGGCGATGATGCAGCTGGAGGTGGTCGCTAGGGCGAGGGAGCTAGCTAGCGCCATGGTGAGGTAGGTACGGCGGATCATAGGTTCTTACTTTCGTGTGGTGTATGCTGGTGATTGAGGTAACACTTGCGGCAGAGCGGGCTGTACTCCTGGGCCTCCCCGAGCATGACCTGCTGGTCGCCCGCTACCAGGCGGTAGGAATAGTTGGCCCAGCTGCCGCACTCGACGCAGATGGCGTGTATCTTGTCCACATTGTCTGCGATGCAGCAGAGCTCGGCCATAGGGCCGAAGGGGCGCCGCTGGAAGTCCATGTCCAGCCCTGCGATGATGACGCGCACCCCTTGGTCGGCGAGCTGCTCGACTACGGAGATCAGCCCCTCGTCGAAGAACTGAGCCTCGTCGATCCCGATGACATCCACGTCGGAGGCCATCAGTAGGATGCTCGAGGAGCCCGATACGGGGCTGGAGGGGATGGCGTTCTGGTCGTGGGAGACCACCTGCTGGACGTCGTAGCGGGTGTCTAGACTGGGCTTGAAGATCTCCACGCGCAGCCCAGCGATCTTGGCCCTGCGTAGGCGGCGCAGCAGCTCCTCCGTCTTGCCGCTGAACATCGAGCCGCAGATGAGCTCGATGCTCCCGCGCTCGCGTGCGTGGCCTGTCTCGAAGAGGTTCATCATCGTCCCACCCCTCCCTCGGCGCGTATGCGGAGCTCACGTGTGCCGTCGGCCAGCTCACGCAGCTCTATATATAATGTATCCTCGGGGAGTAGGGGCTCGAGGACCTCTGGCCACTCGATGAGGCAGATCGCGCCGCTCTGGAGGTAGTCGTCGGCGCCAAGGTTCAGTGCGTCCTCCAGCCGTTCCAGTCGGTAGCAGTCGAAGTGGTAGATCACTTGCCCCGAGGGCTCAGCCTGATACTCGTTGATGATGGAGAAGGTGGGGCTATTGATCACATCCTTCACTCCTAGGCGCTCACAGAGGGCTTTGATGAAGGTCGTCTTCCCAGTCCCCATGGGAGCTAGGAAGGCAAAGACTCTGCTCTGAGGCAGCACCTCGCGGATGAAGCGGTCGGCGACGTCGCCAAGCGCATCAGGGGAGGGAAGTAGATAGCTGGTGTCTAAGTCCATTTGTTCGTTGCCTCGCAGGGTAAGCTATACCCTACATATAGGATATTACAAATTTAGGACATTCGGCGCATATCACCGCATGCCGAGCTGTGGGCAGAGGGATGAACTCTTGCTAAGGCTCAGGGTGGGCTGCTCTTGCTCCCTGCCTCGGGATGGTGGAGCGATAGGCGGTGCGGGAGGCCTTGCCCTTAGCCCTTGTAGCCTCACGAGCAGGCTGCGAAGGCTGCCATAAAAGCTCCTAGCAAAGGGCGCAAGGTGGGCGCCTCAGGGGGAGGGCCTGGTCTCTGCTCCGTGAGGGATATCCCTCGGCCTCCTGACCGCTATCCCTCACGCTCGTGACGGACGCCCCTCAGCGCTCTGACTGGTATCCCTCACGGGGGCTCCTTCTAGGGACGCAGCTCGGGGCGACTTGCCTGTCCTCTCTGCGATTTTATAAATAGGGTAGGGGAAGAGGTGCTGCTTCGTCCCGATAGAAGCAGCTAGCCCCGATAGCGTGGCGGGTGCCGTCTATCGGGGCTAGTAGAGCATGGGCTTAGCTCCTAAGAGGGAGCTGGGGCAGCTAAGCCTTGATGCCGAAGGCCTCGCGCACCTGATCTACGTAGTCGAGACGCTCCCAGGTGAAGAGCTCGACGTCGAGGCTCAGCGTGCTGCCGTCGTAGTTATTGACCGTGCGGGTCACGCGGCGGGGCTCACGGCCGAAGTGTCCGTAGCTCGCCGTAGCCTGGTAGATAGGCTTGCGCAGCTGTAGGCGCTGCTCGATGGCATAGGGGCGTAGGTCGAAGAGCTGCTGGATGCGCTCGGCG harbors:
- a CDS encoding 5'-nucleotidase, lipoprotein e(P4) family — protein: MIRRTYLTMALASSLALATTSSCIIAVGNDRSVMTPKASPEAMSPTLGGKLYTSAWIQRSAEYKALCHQAYNIATERLLAATARGGHRWAIVTDIDETIVDNSANSVHQALKGEDFTQASWDKWCDQASAIALAGAIDFFRKADSLGVQIFYISNRDEANRAGTLRNLRSLGLPQADDQHLMLRDASRNSDKTARRNAVLQQYEILMLLGDNLGDFDHVFDSKQEQTREAAVAKLAREFGRRFIVLPNPNYGTWEPAMNGGYLPLKKRDKKLPQLLRSHP
- a CDS encoding thymidine kinase: MNLFETGHARERGSIELICGSMFSGKTEELLRRLRRAKIAGLRVEIFKPSLDTRYDVQQVVSHDQNAIPSSPVSGSSSILLMASDVDVIGIDEAQFFDEGLISVVEQLADQGVRVIIAGLDMDFQRRPFGPMAELCCIADNVDKIHAICVECGSWANYSYRLVAGDQQVMLGEAQEYSPLCRKCYLNHQHTPHESKNL
- the tsaE gene encoding tRNA (adenosine(37)-N6)-threonylcarbamoyltransferase complex ATPase subunit type 1 TsaE, translated to MDLDTSYLLPSPDALGDVADRFIREVLPQSRVFAFLAPMGTGKTTFIKALCERLGVKDVINSPTFSIINEYQAEPSGQVIYHFDCYRLERLEDALNLGADDYLQSGAICLIEWPEVLEPLLPEDTLYIELRELADGTRELRIRAEGGVGR